From a single Lolium rigidum isolate FL_2022 chromosome 7, APGP_CSIRO_Lrig_0.1, whole genome shotgun sequence genomic region:
- the LOC124672597 gene encoding DNA topoisomerase-like protein cin-4, producing MALTPELQWSVPSAIDGLNQGQRKILFAAFKKKLVREAKVSWLAGYAVEQAAYNHGQQSAEDTIISMAHDFVGSNNLNLLMPLGLFGSRYQGGLDNADGCDLFTCLSLVTRLLFPEADDILLNNLEESGRSVEPIWYCSQNINI from the exons ATGGCCTTGACACCGGAGTTGCAGTGGTCAGTCCCTTCTGCGATTGATGGGCTCAATCAAGGCCAGAGGAAGATTTTGTTTGCCGCATTCAAGAAAAAGCTTGTTAGAGAGGCTAAG GTCTCTTGGCTCGCTGGATATGCTGTGGAACAAGCAGCATACAACCATGGTCAGCAGAGTGCCGAGGATACAATAATCAGCATGGCTCATGATTTCGTGGGCAGTAACAACTTAAACCTCTTGATGCCCCTTGGTCTATTTGGTAGTAGGTATCAGGGAGGCCTGGATAATGCTGACGGTTGTGACTTGTTTACATGTTTATCCCTTGTGACACGCCTTCTGTTCCCTGAGGCGGAtgatattttgcttaacaatttgGAAGAATCTGGACGCTCTGTTGAACCCATATGGTACTGCTCTCAGAACATTAATATTTGA